A section of the Platichthys flesus chromosome 22, fPlaFle2.1, whole genome shotgun sequence genome encodes:
- the cd99 gene encoding CD99 molecule isoform X2, with translation MAFCLRLVVLLFLVAGTLGQDGFDLADALGDLDPPTVKPKEQPKPPEKSDDKTATVKPKQPSSGDTGGLGFDLGDAVGPDTEPKPDKPAVKPPTNTGGGGSFSDSDLSDIGGGGEYKPDGGSSGGRPEDPGSDSYGGADQPQDPDLPFGQILKMLNANMPEEFYMWMSNLKQVLTPLLERAMNLLQAMP, from the exons ATGGCGTTTTGCCTGAGACTGGTTGTACTTCTTTTTCTCGTTGCTGGGACATTAGGACAAGATG GATTTGACCTTGCGGATGCCCTTGGTGATCTAG ATCCACCAACTGTAAAACCTAAGGAGCAACCAAAGCCCCCGGAGAAATCTGATG ACAAGACAGCAACTGTGAAGCCAAAGCAACCAAGTTCTGGTGATACTG GTGGCCTCGGATTTGATCTGGGTGATGCAGTCGGCCCAG ACACCGAGCCCAAACCTGACAAACCTGCTGTCAAGCCACCAACAAATACAGGAG GCGGTGGATCGTTTAGTGACTCCGACTTGTCGGATATCGGTGGAGGTGGGGAGTACAAGCCCGATGGAGGCAGCTCAGGAG GCCGTCCAGAGGACCCGGGCTCCGATTCTTACG GCGGTGCCGATCAACCTCAAG ATCCAGACCTCCCGTTTGGCCAAATCCTGAAgatgctaaatgctaacatgccAGAGGAATTCTATATGTGGATGTCCAACTTAAAACAAGTCCTAACGCCCCTGTTAGAGAGGGCCATGAATCTTCTGCAGGCTATGCCATGA
- the cd99 gene encoding CD99 molecule isoform X1: MAFCLRLVVLLFLVAGTLGQDGFDLADALGDLDPPTVKPKEQPKPPEKSDDKTATVKPKQPSSGDTGGLGFDLGDAVGPDTEPKPDKPAVKPPTNTGGGGSFSDSDLSDIGGGGEYKPDGGSSGGRPEDPGSDSYGGADQPQEAGSGTIAGIVSTIGVALAGVAGSYFAYQKKKLCFKLQGGVDPESGKAGAGTHSEPQVLSNLLSTN; the protein is encoded by the exons ATGGCGTTTTGCCTGAGACTGGTTGTACTTCTTTTTCTCGTTGCTGGGACATTAGGACAAGATG GATTTGACCTTGCGGATGCCCTTGGTGATCTAG ATCCACCAACTGTAAAACCTAAGGAGCAACCAAAGCCCCCGGAGAAATCTGATG ACAAGACAGCAACTGTGAAGCCAAAGCAACCAAGTTCTGGTGATACTG GTGGCCTCGGATTTGATCTGGGTGATGCAGTCGGCCCAG ACACCGAGCCCAAACCTGACAAACCTGCTGTCAAGCCACCAACAAATACAGGAG GCGGTGGATCGTTTAGTGACTCCGACTTGTCGGATATCGGTGGAGGTGGGGAGTACAAGCCCGATGGAGGCAGCTCAGGAG GCCGTCCAGAGGACCCGGGCTCCGATTCTTACG GCGGTGCCGATCAACCTCAAG AAGCTGGATCTGGAACGATTGCAGGAATTGTCAGCACCATAGGAGTCGCTCTGGCCGGGGTAGCAGGCAGTTACTTTGCTTACCAGAAGAAAAAGCTCTGCTTCAAGCTGCAGGGAG GTGTGGATCCTGAAAGTGGTAAAGCCGGGGCGGGCACTCACTCTGAACCTCAAG TACTCAGCAACCTGCTCAGCACAAACTAG